The following proteins are encoded in a genomic region of Oscillospiraceae bacterium:
- a CDS encoding cupin domain-containing protein gives MNSRNYSGFYDRSYPISSPPLTSMSPACVIDRCHKTGEDFGPDPYVTNITKATLNNTYFRRALWTGEHLQLTLMCIPPHGEIGLEMHPDTDQFLRLEQGRGRVMMGKTKTDLDYRREVADNYAILIPAGTWHNLVNTGSEPIKLYSIYAPVKHLRGTIHCTKADSDAAE, from the coding sequence ATGAATTCCAGAAATTACAGCGGTTTTTATGACCGCTCATATCCCATATCCTCTCCGCCATTGACCTCGATGAGCCCGGCATGCGTGATCGACCGCTGCCATAAGACCGGTGAGGACTTCGGCCCCGACCCCTATGTGACCAACATCACCAAAGCTACGCTGAACAATACCTATTTCAGGCGGGCGCTCTGGACGGGAGAACATCTCCAGCTCACCCTGATGTGCATTCCGCCGCACGGTGAGATCGGTTTGGAAATGCACCCCGACACCGACCAATTTTTGCGTCTCGAACAGGGCCGCGGAAGAGTCATGATGGGGAAGACAAAAACCGACCTCGATTATCGGCGCGAAGTCGCCGATAACTACGCGATTTTAATCCCAGCCGGGACCTGGCATAACCTTGTGAACACCGGAAGCGAACCCATAAAGCTATATTCTATCTATGCGCCCGTCAAGCATCTCCGGGGGACCATACATTGTACCAAAGCGGATTCCGACGCCGCCGAATAA